A window of Macrotis lagotis isolate mMagLag1 chromosome X, bilby.v1.9.chrom.fasta, whole genome shotgun sequence contains these coding sequences:
- the PTGER1 gene encoding prostaglandin E2 receptor EP1 subtype, translated as MGMMTSRGMKNKRDRRGQQRWTTSLFGYPPFPSFFLLSLRHPLPPDMSLCPLYNFSWQEENSTCQETNSSKPHPAPSPAMPIFSMTLGAVSNILALVILARAFIRFRRRRTRAPFLLFATGLVATDFAGHVIPGALVLRLYATGLAPAGPACQFMGACMVFFGLCPLLLGCGMAVERCVGVTRPLLHASLVSAARARLALGVLWGIALGIALLPLLHVGRYELQYPGTWCFIGLAPPRGWGEAILAVLFSGLGLASLLAALVCNMLSGLSLVRARWRRRQGSSRRVGRGGAGGSCSSSASSSFSSYSSPAPRRARAHDVEMVGQLVGIMVVSCICWSPLLVLVLLAVGGWSSGSLLFLAVRLASWNQILDPWVYILLRQAVLRQLLRLLPPWHEAKGLPRGAWDAGSWRASRHSSIGRF; from the exons ATGGGGATGATGACGTCTAGGGGGATGAAGAATAAACGGGATCGGAGGGGACAGCAAAGATGGACAACCTCCCTATTTGGCtatcctccttttccctccttttttctcctctcgcTTAGACATCCACTGCCACCTGACATGTCCCTTTGCCCATTGTACAACTTCAGTTGGCAAGAGGAGAACTCAACATGCCAGGAGACCAACAGCTCCAAACCCCACCCAGCCCCATCTCCAGCGATGCCCATCTTCTCCATGACACTGGGCGCCGTGTCTAACATCCTGGCTTTGGTCATCCTCGCTCGGGCCTTTATCCGATTCCGTCGGCGCCGTACCCGGGCCCCCTTCCTGCTCTTTGCCACGGGCCTAGTGGCCACGGACTTTGCCGGCCATGTGATCCCAGGGGCCCTGGTCCTGCGGCTCTATGCCACGGGTTTGGCTCCCGCTGGCCCTGCCTGTCAATTCATGGGGGCCTGTATGGTCTTTTTTGGTCTGTGCCCACTGTTGCTTGGCTGTGGGATGGCAGTCGAGCGTTGTGTAGGAGTGACCCGACCCCTGCTCCACGCCAGCCTGGTCTCGGCCGCCCGAGCCCGCCTGGCGCTTGGGGTCCTCTGGGGCATTGCCTTAGGCATCGCTCTCCTGCCCCTGCTGCACGTGGGGCGCTATGAGCTGCAGTACCCAGGGACTTGGTGCTTCATTGGGCTGGCCCCGCCAAGGGGCTGGGGTGAGGCCATCCTGGCAGTGCTCTTTTCTGGCCTCGGCCTGGCCTCTCTACTGGCCGCCCTGGTGTGCAACATGCTCAGCGGGCTATCGCTGGTCCGGGCACGCTGGCGGCGGCGCCAGGGGAGCAGCCGCAGGGTGGGCCGCGGCGGGGCCGGTGGCTCCTGTTCCTCTTCGGCTTCgtcttccttctcctcctattCCTCTCCTGCCCCGCGCCGAGCCCGGGCCCATGACGTGGAGATGGTCGGCCAGCTGGTGGGCATCATGGTGGTATCCTGCATCTGCTGGAGCCCCTTACTG GTGCTGGTGCTGCTCGCCGTGGGAGGCTGGAGCTCGGGCTCCCTGCTCTTCCTGGCCGTGCGTCTGGCCTCCTGGAACCAGATCCTGGACCCCTGGGTCTACATCCTGCTGCGCCAGGCCGTGCTGCGCCAGCTGCTGCGCCTTCTCCCGCCCTGGCACGAGGCCAAGGGGCTGCCCAGGGGCGCCTGGGACGCCGGCTCCTGGCGCGCCTCCCGGCACAGCAGCATCGGCCGCTTCtag
- the GIPC1 gene encoding PDZ domain-containing protein GIPC1, with protein MPLGLGRRKKAPPLVENEEAEPGRGGLGVGESGPLGGGGGGGAHLGLPPPPPSLRPRLVFHTQLAHGSPTGRIEGFTNVKELYGKIAEAFRLPPAEVMFCTLNTHKVDMEKLLGGQIGLEDFIFAHVKGQRKEVEVFKSEEALGLTITDNGAGYAFIKRIKEGSVIDRIQVISVGDMIESINGQNLLGCRHYEVAKMLKDLPRGRTFTLKLTEPRKAFDMISQRSAGARPGSGPQLGTGRGTLRLRSRGPATVEELPSAFEEKAIEKVDDLLESYMGIRDTELAATMVELGRDKRNPDELAEALDERLGDFAFPDEFVFDVWGAIGDAKVGRY; from the exons ATGCCTCTGGGACTTGGCCGTCGAAAAAAGGCACCACCCCTGGTGGAAAATGAGGAGGCAGAGCCTGGGCGGGGTGGGCTGGGTGTGGGGGAGTCAGGGCCcctgggagggggtgggggagggggggccCACTTGGGcctacctcccccacccccatctcttcGGCCCCGACTGGTGTTCCACACCCAGCTGGCCCATGGAAGCCCTACTGGTCGAATCGAAGGCTTCACAAATGTGAAGGAATTGTACGGGAAGATTGCTGAGGCCTTCCGCCTGCCCCCTGCTGAG GTAATGTTCTGCACTCTCAACACACACAAAGTAGACATGGAGAAGCTGCTTGGAGGCCAGATAGGACTGGAGGACTTCATCTTTGCCCATGTCAAAGGCCAGCGAAAGGAAGTAGAGGTGTTCAAGTCAGAAGAGGCCCTGGGGCTGACCATTACAGACAATGGAGCTGGCTATGCCTTCATCAAG CGGATCAAGGAGGGGAGTGTCATCGATCGGATCCAGGTGATCAGTGTGGGTGACATGATAGAATCCATCAATGGGCAGAACCTGCTGGGCTGCCGGCACTACGAGGTGGCCAAGATGCTCAAAGACCTGCCCCGAGGCCGCACCTTCACCCTCAAGCTTACAGAGCCCAGGAAAGCCTTTG ACATGATCAGTCAAAGGTCAGCAGGGGCCCGTCCTGGTTCAGGACCCCAACTTGGCACTGGCAGGGGAACCCTTCGTCTCCGATCCCGGGGTCCAGCTACTGTGGAGGAACTG ccttcaGCATTTGAAGAGAAGGCCATTGAGAAGGTGGATGATCTGCTGGAGAGTTACATGGGCATCCGGGACACTGAGCTGG CCGCCACAATGGTGGAGCTGGGCAGGGACAAGCGGAACCCAGATGAGTTGGCAGAGGCACTAGATGAACGACTGGGCGACTTTGCCTTCCCTGATGAGTTTGTCTTCGATGTGTGGGGAGCGATCGGAGATGCCAAAGTTGGGCGCTACTAA